One genomic segment of Paraburkholderia aromaticivorans includes these proteins:
- a CDS encoding FAD-binding oxidoreductase, with protein sequence MVNVSSSAVDELKSAIRGQVLLPGDPTFEQARSIWNAMIDRHPAIIVRCAGVADVRQGVAFARENGLPLAIRGGGHNIGGSALCDDGVVLDLSQMKSVRIDPTARRAYVEPGATLHDFDHEAQAFGLATPLGINSTTGVAGLTLGGGFGWLSRRYGMTVDNLISADVVTSEGELLNASAGSHEDLFWAIRGGGGNFGVVTRFEFALHPVGPLVYGGLVVLPLTQARDALLKYRAANAGMPEELSVWAVLRLAPPLPFLPPEVHGKPVIVFAMCYTGPVENGPSAVEFVRAFGTPVGEHLGPMPYIAWQQAFDPLLTPGARNYWKSHNLSEIKDGLIDALLDAIDNLPSPQCEIFFGQIGAQTQRVPVEATAYSSRNTLYAMNVHGRWDNASDDERCITWARAFFDAAAPFALGSVYVNFMTEEEGGRVAEAYGPNYERLVTVKNRYDPRNLFRCNQNIRPSA encoded by the coding sequence ATGGTTAATGTGTCCAGCAGCGCCGTCGACGAATTGAAAAGCGCCATCCGGGGCCAGGTTCTGCTGCCCGGCGACCCCACCTTCGAGCAGGCACGCAGCATCTGGAACGCGATGATCGACCGGCATCCGGCAATCATCGTGCGTTGCGCCGGCGTAGCCGACGTTCGCCAGGGCGTGGCCTTCGCACGCGAGAACGGCCTGCCGCTCGCGATTCGCGGCGGCGGCCACAATATTGGCGGCAGCGCTTTGTGCGACGACGGCGTGGTGCTCGACCTGTCGCAGATGAAATCCGTTCGCATCGACCCCACGGCACGGCGCGCCTATGTCGAACCGGGCGCGACGCTGCACGATTTCGACCATGAAGCGCAGGCGTTCGGGCTCGCGACTCCGCTCGGCATCAACTCGACCACAGGCGTGGCGGGCCTAACACTCGGCGGCGGTTTCGGCTGGTTGAGCCGCCGATACGGCATGACGGTGGACAATCTCATTTCCGCCGACGTCGTGACTTCAGAGGGCGAACTCCTCAATGCAAGCGCCGGTTCGCACGAAGACCTGTTCTGGGCCATTCGCGGCGGCGGCGGCAATTTCGGCGTCGTCACGCGATTCGAATTTGCGCTGCATCCGGTCGGACCGCTGGTGTACGGCGGCCTCGTGGTCCTGCCGCTCACCCAGGCGCGCGACGCCCTGCTCAAGTACCGCGCGGCGAACGCCGGCATGCCGGAAGAGCTGAGCGTATGGGCCGTGCTTCGGCTCGCACCGCCGCTGCCATTTCTGCCGCCCGAAGTGCACGGCAAGCCGGTGATCGTGTTCGCGATGTGCTACACCGGCCCCGTCGAAAACGGTCCGTCCGCGGTGGAATTCGTGCGCGCCTTCGGCACGCCGGTCGGCGAACATCTCGGCCCGATGCCGTATATCGCGTGGCAACAGGCGTTTGACCCGTTGCTCACGCCCGGCGCACGCAATTACTGGAAATCGCACAACCTGAGCGAGATCAAGGACGGCCTCATCGATGCGCTGCTCGACGCGATCGACAACCTGCCGTCGCCGCAATGCGAGATTTTCTTCGGACAGATCGGCGCGCAGACCCAGCGCGTGCCCGTCGAAGCCACCGCCTATTCGAGCCGCAACACGCTGTATGCGATGAACGTGCACGGCCGCTGGGACAATGCCAGCGACGACGAGCGCTGCATCACCTGGGCCCGCGCATTCTTCGACGCGGCGGCGCCGTTCGCGCTGGGCAGCGTCTACGTTAATTTCATGACGGAGGAAGAAGGCGGCCGCGTCGCCGAGGCCTATGGGCCGAACTATGAACGGCTGGTAACCGTGAAAAACCGCTACGATCCGCGCAACCTGTTCCGCTGCAACCAGAACATCCGACCATCCGCGTAG
- a CDS encoding BPSL1445 family SYLF domain-containing lipoprotein — MRRRQFIMTSSAALASVGLGLAGCTTTSPSSSASPAANAGKRDTINAGIDSTLSRLYANVTGSRELVAKARGVLVFPSVISAGFWVGGQYGEGALRVAGRTAGYYSTVAGSFGLQIGAQSKALVFLFMTQEALDKFLGSQGWAAGADATVAVLKVGANGAVDTSTATSPIEAFVLTNGGLMAGVSLEGTKVSRLMI, encoded by the coding sequence ATGCGCAGACGACAATTCATCATGACCAGCAGCGCCGCCCTTGCCTCGGTGGGTCTTGGCCTCGCCGGCTGTACGACCACGTCGCCGTCCTCGAGCGCATCGCCTGCCGCCAACGCCGGCAAGCGTGACACCATTAATGCGGGGATCGATTCGACGCTCTCGCGCCTCTACGCGAACGTCACCGGTTCGCGCGAACTGGTGGCGAAGGCGCGTGGCGTGCTGGTGTTCCCGTCCGTGATCTCGGCGGGCTTCTGGGTCGGCGGCCAATACGGCGAAGGGGCGCTACGCGTGGCTGGCCGCACGGCGGGCTATTACAGCACCGTGGCAGGCTCGTTCGGTTTGCAGATCGGCGCGCAATCCAAGGCCCTCGTGTTCCTGTTCATGACGCAAGAGGCGCTCGATAAATTCCTCGGCAGCCAGGGGTGGGCCGCCGGCGCGGACGCCACCGTCGCCGTGCTGAAGGTGGGCGCGAACGGTGCGGTCGACACGTCGACCGCCACCAGCCCGATCGAAGCCTTCGTTCTGACGAATGGCGGCCTGATGGCCGGCGTATCGCTCGAGGGCACCAAAGTCTCGCGCCTGATGATCTAA